The proteins below come from a single Phocoena sinus isolate mPhoSin1 chromosome 2, mPhoSin1.pri, whole genome shotgun sequence genomic window:
- the ANG gene encoding angiogenin, giving the protein MVMFLRPLFFVFMLGLTPLTLAQGDRKYRHFLSQHYDRQPTGRDDRYCESMMRRRDLINPCKDVNTFIHGSMNDIKGICEDKNGKAYGDLRISKSPFQITTCKHRGGSPRPPCRYRATRGYRVIAIACENDWPTHFDESFILSGQ; this is encoded by the coding sequence ATGGTGATGTTCCTGAGACCCCTGTTTTTCGTCTTCATGCTGGGTCTGACCCCACTGACCCTGGCTCAGGGTGACCGCAAATACAGACACTTCCTGTCCCAGCACTATGATCGCCAACCAACGGGCCGGGATGACAGATACTGTGAAAGCATGATGAGGAGGCGAGACCTGATCAATCCCTGCAAAGACGTCAACACCTTTATTCATGGCAGCATGAATGACATCAAGGGCATCTGTGAAGATAAGAATGGAAAAGCTTACGGCGATCTCAGAATAAGCAAGTCTCCCTTCCAGATCACCACTTGCAAGCATAGAGGAGGGTCCCCCCGGCCTCCATGCCGGTACAGAGCCACACGAGGGTACAGAGTCATTGCTATTGCCTGTGAAAATGACTGGCCCACCCACTTTGATGAGTCCTTTATCCTTTCAGGGCAGTAG
- the RNASE4 gene encoding ribonuclease 4: MALQTTHALLLLLLLTLLGLGLVQPSYGQDRMYQRFLRQHVDPDVTGGNDGYCNLVMQRRKMTSHQCKRFNTFIHEDLGSIHSICRTSNIQCKNGRMNCHEGVVKVTDCRETGSSRAPNCRYRAKASTRRVVIACEGNPEVPVHFDK; the protein is encoded by the coding sequence ATGGCTCTCCAGACAACCCATGCATTACTTCTGCTCTTGCTGCTGAccctgctggggctggggctggtacAGCCCTCCTATGGCCAGGATCGCATGTACCAACGATTCCTGCGGCAACACGTGGACCCTGATGTGACAGGAGGCAATGATGGCTACTGCAACTTGGTGATGCAAAGACGGAAGATGACTTCACATCAGTGCAAGCGCTTCAACACTTTCATTCATGAAGACCTTGGGAGCATTCATAGTATCTGCAGAACCTCCAATATTCAGTGCAAGAATGGCCGGATGAACTGCCATGAGGGTGTAGTGAAGGTCACAGATTGCAGGGAGACAGGAAGTTCCAGGGCTCCCAACTGCAGATACCGGGCCAAGGCCAGCACCAGACGTGTTGTCATTGCCTGTGAAGGTAACCCAGAGGTGCCTGTGCACTTTGATAAATAG